One genomic segment of Deltaproteobacteria bacterium includes these proteins:
- a CDS encoding thioredoxin family protein, with the protein MEVIAIQPPCEICTKLFENVKKAVADAGVEAEIKKRWILSEDVLREFGLLLSPAMVIGGVVVSQGRLFKTEEIVGLLEGG; encoded by the coding sequence ATCGAGGTGATCGCCATTCAGCCGCCGTGCGAGATCTGCACCAAACTGTTTGAAAACGTCAAGAAGGCCGTGGCCGATGCCGGAGTGGAAGCCGAAATCAAGAAGCGTTGGATCCTATCGGAAGACGTGCTCCGGGAATTCGGACTATTGCTCAGTCCCGCCATGGTGATCGGCGGCGTCGTGGTGTCTCAGGGAAGGCTCTTCAAAACGGAAGAAATCGTCGGTCTTCTCGAGGGGGGATGA